The following proteins are encoded in a genomic region of Oceanotoga teriensis:
- a CDS encoding DapH/DapD/GlmU-related protein, with protein MHLYDISKAINRGHIISEGYFDHLSKMGDIPQKNCLTFFSNIKFIDNLQNENITCIVTKKELHSEIEKKYPHRFGIILDENPKELFFLFHNYTVENNLFIKDFDNVIDSTSIISNHAYISEKSVKIGKNCIIEPGVIIHPHTIIGDNTIIRSGTVLSTSGFEVCKLNGIMKVVKHGGQLIIGNNVELQANNTVAKGLFHTRNTIIEDEVFTDNLVYIAHGVHIKRYTRIGASVNITGMVDIGSNCWIGPGSTIRNRIKIGNDAYISMGSVVTKNVLDSQHVSGNFAIDHEKFINNIKKY; from the coding sequence ATGCATTTATATGATATTTCAAAAGCTATAAACAGAGGTCATATAATTAGCGAAGGCTATTTTGATCATTTATCTAAAATGGGAGATATACCTCAGAAAAATTGTTTAACTTTTTTTTCAAATATAAAATTTATAGATAATTTGCAAAATGAAAACATTACTTGTATAGTAACCAAAAAAGAATTACATTCTGAAATAGAAAAAAAATATCCTCATAGATTCGGTATTATATTGGATGAAAATCCCAAAGAACTATTTTTTTTATTTCATAATTACACGGTTGAAAATAATCTTTTTATAAAAGATTTTGATAATGTAATAGATTCAACTTCGATAATTTCTAACCATGCTTATATTTCTGAAAAAAGTGTTAAAATAGGTAAGAATTGTATAATAGAACCCGGTGTTATAATTCATCCTCATACAATCATAGGAGATAATACTATTATACGTTCTGGAACAGTTTTATCAACTTCTGGATTTGAAGTTTGTAAATTGAATGGCATCATGAAAGTCGTAAAACATGGCGGACAACTAATAATAGGTAATAATGTAGAACTTCAAGCAAATAATACAGTTGCAAAAGGTCTTTTCCATACAAGAAATACTATTATAGAAGATGAAGTTTTCACAGATAATCTCGTTTATATTGCACATGGAGTTCATATAAAAAGATATACTCGTATAGGTGCTTCTGTAAATATAACGGGCATGGTTGATATAGGAAGTAACTGCTGGATTGGACCTGGGAGTACTATAAGAAATAGAATAAAAATTGGAAATGATGCCTATATTTCTATGGGATCTGTTGTAACAAAGAATGTATTAGATTCCCAACATGTTTCTGGTAACTTCGCAATAGATCATGAAAAATTTATAAATAATATAAAAAAATATTAA
- the tkt gene encoding transketolase, giving the protein MLNKVANIVRGLTADAVQKAGSGHPGMPLGCAEIGAVLFSGIIKNTNENDKWINRDRFVLSAGHGSMLLYSYLYLNGYISLEDIKNFKQLDSITPGHPEYGVTPGVDCSTGPLGQGFSNAVGMAIAEKMLAERYNTEKHKIIDHYTYTIVGDGCLMEGISTEAASIAGHLGLEKLIVIYDSNKITIEGNTDIAFTENIAKKFESLNWNVIENIDGHDIKQIEKAINDAKIQKEKPTIIIAKTNIAKYAPTKQDTKEAHGSPLGEDEIIGLKRNINIPENEKFYITEDVLEYFQKIQKEQKDNYIKWEKTFEEWSKENPKKLKNFEQGLNLSFDENLIENIINKKQKNPIATRKASGEILNIISEDLDYLIGGSADLGPSTNTVINNSNYINKDDFSQRNIHFGIREHAMGAIVNGIALHGGFRVFCSTYLVFSDYMRNPIRMAALMNLPVIFIYTHDSIYVGGDGPTHEPVEQIESLRLIPNLNVIRPADSDEVKTAWLRVLKETNKPTVLIMSRQDLNYNEKNTDFKDSIKGGYIVKKMKNPKIVLIGSGSEVNLCYKISEKLLNKGIENNIVSIPDREKFLNQNEEYINQILPQDMDRIVLEAGRVDAWYKLKNNNNFIAIGVDRFGLSGDGDELAKRYGFDIDKIINQIK; this is encoded by the coding sequence ATGCTAAATAAAGTTGCAAATATTGTTAGAGGTCTAACTGCGGATGCAGTTCAAAAAGCTGGATCAGGTCATCCTGGAATGCCTCTTGGATGTGCTGAAATAGGTGCAGTTTTGTTTTCGGGAATTATAAAAAATACTAATGAAAATGATAAATGGATAAATAGAGATAGATTTGTTTTATCAGCAGGCCATGGTTCTATGCTATTATATTCATATTTATATTTAAATGGATATATATCTCTTGAAGACATAAAAAATTTCAAACAGCTCGATTCTATAACTCCTGGGCATCCAGAATATGGTGTAACACCTGGAGTAGATTGTTCAACAGGTCCTCTTGGTCAAGGTTTTTCTAATGCTGTTGGAATGGCAATTGCTGAAAAAATGCTTGCAGAAAGATATAATACTGAAAAACATAAAATAATAGATCATTATACATATACAATAGTTGGTGATGGATGTTTGATGGAAGGTATATCTACTGAAGCAGCATCCATAGCTGGCCATCTCGGTTTAGAAAAATTAATAGTTATATATGATAGCAATAAAATAACCATAGAAGGCAATACCGATATTGCATTTACAGAAAATATTGCAAAAAAATTTGAATCATTGAATTGGAATGTAATTGAAAATATAGATGGACATGATATAAAACAAATAGAAAAAGCAATAAATGATGCTAAAATTCAAAAAGAAAAACCTACAATAATAATAGCCAAAACAAATATAGCAAAATATGCTCCAACTAAACAAGATACAAAAGAAGCTCACGGATCTCCACTTGGAGAAGATGAAATAATAGGATTAAAAAGAAATATAAATATACCAGAAAATGAAAAATTTTATATTACAGAAGATGTTTTAGAATATTTTCAAAAAATACAAAAAGAACAAAAAGATAATTATATAAAATGGGAGAAAACATTTGAAGAATGGTCAAAAGAAAATCCTAAAAAATTGAAGAATTTTGAGCAAGGATTAAATCTTTCATTTGATGAAAATTTAATAGAGAATATTATAAATAAAAAACAAAAAAATCCGATAGCAACAAGAAAAGCATCAGGTGAAATTTTGAATATAATCTCTGAAGATTTAGATTATTTAATAGGAGGATCTGCAGATTTAGGACCATCAACAAATACAGTGATAAACAATAGTAATTATATAAATAAAGATGATTTTTCTCAAAGGAATATACATTTTGGAATAAGAGAACACGCAATGGGAGCAATAGTAAATGGAATAGCTTTACATGGTGGATTTAGAGTTTTTTGTTCAACATATCTCGTGTTTTCTGATTATATGAGAAATCCAATAAGAATGGCAGCTTTGATGAATTTACCAGTTATTTTTATATATACCCATGATTCAATATATGTTGGAGGAGATGGTCCAACACATGAACCAGTAGAACAGATAGAATCTTTAAGACTCATACCTAATTTAAATGTAATAAGACCGGCAGATTCTGATGAAGTTAAAACGGCTTGGCTTAGAGTTTTAAAAGAAACCAATAAACCTACAGTACTTATAATGAGTAGACAAGATCTCAATTATAATGAAAAAAATACAGATTTCAAAGATTCAATAAAAGGTGGATATATAGTTAAAAAGATGAAGAATCCTAAAATAGTTCTCATAGGATCGGGATCAGAAGTTAATTTATGTTATAAAATATCAGAAAAGCTATTGAATAAAGGAATTGAAAATAATATTGTATCTATCCCAGATAGAGAAAAGTTTTTAAATCAAAATGAAGAATATATAAATCAAATTCTACCGCAAGATATGGATAGAATAGTTTTAGAAGCGGGAAGAGTTGATGCCTGGTATAAGTTAAAGAATAACAACAACTTCATCGCCATCGGAGTGGACAGATTTGGACTCTCCGGTGATGGTGATGAACTTGCAAAAAGATACGGTTTTGATATAGATAAAATAATAAATCAAATTAAATAA
- a CDS encoding PTS ascorbate transporter subunit IIC: protein MLNFIVDEVLSQPSILVGLMAMIGLIALKESFSKIVSGTLKSILGFIILGAGAGVLIGSLDNLGPLIQEGFNVQGVIPNNEAIVAIAQKTFGKETALIMGFGFIANLAIARFTPLKYVFLTGHHTFFMAALLSAVLGTAGMTGVPLIILGSILLGFIMVLMPALAQPFMRKITGNDDIALGHFGTVGYLAAGLTGKLVGNPEKSTEEVKVPSSLKFLKDSILSTAITMIVIFFIVTLKAGQEVVSKYSGGQSWFMFSIIQGLTFAAGVSVILMGVRMILGEIIPAFKGIAEKIVPEAKPALDCPIVFPYAPMAVIIGFLASFLGGVVGMFLMKPLGLAVIIPGMVPHFFTGATAGVFGNATGGKRGAIFGAFVNGLIITFLPALLLPVLGDLGFANTTFGDADFGLIGLIIGSIAKLF from the coding sequence ATTTTAAATTTTATTGTTGATGAAGTGTTGAGTCAACCATCAATACTCGTTGGATTGATGGCTATGATAGGACTTATAGCTCTTAAAGAATCATTTTCAAAAATTGTATCAGGAACACTCAAAAGTATTTTGGGATTTATCATTCTTGGTGCTGGAGCCGGAGTTCTCATAGGAAGTCTTGATAATTTAGGTCCTTTAATTCAAGAAGGATTCAATGTTCAAGGAGTTATTCCTAATAATGAAGCAATAGTCGCAATTGCTCAAAAAACTTTTGGTAAAGAAACGGCTTTAATAATGGGTTTTGGATTTATTGCAAACCTTGCTATAGCAAGATTTACACCTTTGAAATATGTTTTTTTAACAGGTCATCATACATTTTTTATGGCAGCTTTATTATCAGCAGTTCTTGGAACAGCTGGAATGACAGGAGTACCTTTAATAATATTGGGATCTATACTTCTTGGTTTTATCATGGTATTGATGCCAGCACTCGCACAACCATTCATGAGAAAAATTACTGGAAATGATGATATAGCTTTGGGCCATTTTGGAACAGTAGGATATTTAGCCGCTGGTTTAACTGGTAAATTAGTTGGAAATCCAGAAAAATCAACAGAAGAAGTTAAAGTTCCATCATCTTTAAAATTCTTGAAAGACTCTATATTATCTACAGCTATAACTATGATAGTTATATTTTTCATAGTGACTTTAAAAGCAGGCCAAGAAGTGGTGTCAAAATATTCAGGAGGACAAAGTTGGTTCATGTTCTCTATAATTCAAGGGTTAACCTTTGCAGCTGGTGTAAGTGTTATTCTTATGGGTGTTCGTATGATACTTGGAGAAATAATACCTGCATTCAAGGGAATAGCTGAAAAAATAGTTCCAGAAGCTAAACCAGCTCTTGACTGTCCTATAGTATTTCCATATGCACCTATGGCAGTTATAATAGGATTTTTAGCAAGCTTTTTAGGTGGAGTTGTTGGAATGTTTTTGATGAAACCTTTGGGACTTGCAGTTATAATACCTGGGATGGTTCCACATTTCTTTACGGGAGCTACGGCAGGAGTTTTTGGAAATGCAACTGGTGGAAAGAGAGGAGCTATATTTGGAGCGTTTGTTAATGGTTTAATCATAACATTTTTACCAGCTCTTTTATTACCAGTTCTTGGAGATCTTGGATTTGCAAATACTACATTTGGAGATGCAGATTTTGGATTAATAGGATTAATAATTGGAAGTATAGCAAAATTATTTTAA
- a CDS encoding PTS sugar transporter subunit IIB, which translates to MKILSVCGMGLGSSLMLRMAVESVLKEMKIDADVEVADVSSAVSMNADIIVASPEIAEQLAGHKAKIVSIKNMTDKTEIKEKLEGIING; encoded by the coding sequence ATGAAAATATTATCAGTATGTGGTATGGGTTTGGGAAGTTCTTTAATGTTGAGAATGGCAGTTGAAAGTGTGTTAAAAGAAATGAAAATAGATGCAGATGTTGAAGTAGCAGATGTTTCAAGTGCCGTTAGCATGAATGCAGATATAATTGTAGCTTCTCCAGAAATAGCAGAACAACTTGCAGGTCATAAGGCTAAGATAGTTTCAATAAAAAATATGACAGATAAAACTGAGATAAAAGAGAAATTAGAAGGTATTATAAATGGTTAA
- a CDS encoding metallophosphoesterase family protein, with product MKVAFISDIHGNIEALTAVLNDIKKQNIDKIYCLGDLVGYGPNPNEVIELIKNNKIQSIMGNYDDAIGNEKDNCGCSYNPGKETQVGDISINWTIKNTTEDNKNFLKNLPHKLSIKLEEVSILLVHGSPLNSLLEYIKPDTDVKRLNTIIEKVKENIVINGHTHLSMIRNVNGKIIFNAGSVGRTKEGEAKAIYLVLNIESNVYHHEFRKVDYNVKKTCEKIIEKGLPIELALFLALGSPYDMGKIEKKINFKL from the coding sequence ATGAAAGTAGCATTTATATCAGATATTCATGGAAATATTGAAGCTTTAACAGCGGTATTAAATGATATAAAAAAGCAAAATATAGATAAAATATACTGTTTAGGAGATCTTGTTGGATATGGACCTAATCCAAATGAAGTAATTGAATTAATTAAAAATAATAAAATTCAAAGTATTATGGGTAATTATGATGATGCAATAGGAAATGAAAAAGATAACTGTGGATGTTCATATAATCCAGGAAAAGAAACACAAGTTGGAGATATATCTATAAATTGGACTATTAAAAATACGACTGAAGATAATAAAAATTTTTTAAAAAATTTACCTCATAAATTAAGTATTAAATTAGAAGAAGTTTCTATTTTATTAGTTCATGGTAGTCCCTTGAATAGTTTGCTTGAATATATAAAACCTGATACAGATGTAAAAAGACTGAATACGATAATAGAAAAAGTAAAAGAAAATATAGTAATAAATGGTCATACTCATTTATCCATGATTAGAAACGTTAATGGTAAAATCATATTTAATGCTGGAAGTGTAGGAAGAACAAAAGAAGGGGAAGCAAAAGCAATATATTTAGTTTTAAATATAGAAAGCAATGTATATCATCATGAGTTTAGAAAAGTTGATTACAATGTAAAAAAAACATGCGAAAAAATAATAGAAAAAGGATTACCAATAGAATTGGCTTTATTTTTAGCTTTGGGATCTCCATATGATATGGGTAAAATTGAAAAAAAGATAAATTTTAAATTATAA
- a CDS encoding ABC transporter substrate-binding protein encodes MKKIFLIVFLIFTINVFSLKVGITQIIEHPALNLIYEGIVDKLQEENIEIEVDYQNAQGLFQNAVIIAKKFNLECDYIIAITTPSAQAAKTEIKEKPLIFSAINDPIGAGLIEHYGKNNGNIAGISDMLPVETHLKLIKKVSPQAKNIAILYNPGEANSVLLVKKAKKISKNLDQNILDITGTNINEMITSINSNLNKIDAVYLITDNLAASGIEIISDIFYENKIPIFSSDIDMAKKSAVIGFGFDYYTFGKATADMLIELIDGKNIKEIESKLIDSKYLKLYINLSRAENCDIKISKKFLDNADMIQK; translated from the coding sequence ATGAAAAAAATCTTTTTAATTGTTTTTTTAATTTTTACCATTAACGTTTTTTCTTTGAAAGTAGGTATAACTCAGATTATTGAACATCCAGCCTTAAATCTTATATATGAAGGAATAGTTGATAAACTTCAAGAAGAAAATATAGAAATAGAAGTAGACTATCAAAATGCACAAGGATTATTTCAAAATGCAGTTATAATAGCTAAAAAATTTAATTTAGAATGTGATTATATAATTGCAATAACTACACCATCAGCTCAAGCTGCAAAAACAGAGATAAAAGAAAAACCTTTAATTTTTTCCGCAATAAATGATCCAATAGGTGCTGGATTAATTGAACACTATGGTAAAAACAATGGAAATATAGCCGGTATAAGTGATATGTTGCCAGTTGAAACTCATTTAAAATTGATAAAAAAAGTTTCACCACAGGCAAAAAATATAGCAATACTATATAATCCGGGTGAAGCTAATTCAGTATTATTAGTAAAAAAAGCAAAAAAAATATCTAAAAATTTAGATCAAAATATTTTAGATATAACTGGAACAAATATAAATGAAATGATAACATCTATAAATTCAAATTTAAATAAAATAGATGCTGTATATCTTATAACAGATAATCTCGCTGCATCTGGAATTGAAATAATTTCAGATATTTTTTATGAAAATAAAATACCTATATTTTCTTCAGATATAGATATGGCAAAAAAATCAGCTGTTATAGGTTTTGGTTTTGATTATTATACATTTGGTAAAGCAACTGCCGATATGCTCATAGAATTAATAGATGGAAAAAATATCAAAGAAATAGAATCAAAGCTTATAGATTCAAAATATTTAAAATTATATATAAATTTATCCAGAGCTGAAAATTGTGATATAAAAATATCTAAAAAATTTTTAGATAATGCAGATATGATACAAAAATAA
- a CDS encoding BglG family transcription antiterminator, whose protein sequence is MELKTRNYHIIKYLYETKNTTIKELSQKFQVSPRTIRYDLDEIEEILKIYEIKLIRKPHKGISIQGKDEDFQRFKENFKNTENFSSFLTKEERIILILFKLFQSEKPLQIKDFEELLLVSPSTILNDFDEIEIWLKNNNLNLIRKPNYGFKINGEEINIRHAITFLLENTSSEGEILRFLNIIQNNKLADRRLEKNFIKEFDKLIGHIDILKLQEIVHQAQEKLNFKFADSDYAALIVHIALAIKRLRNGKDIFLPESQLIELKNTKEFKIAKEVSSMIEKYYDIKVPESEIGFITFHFLGAKKREKLNNPNFKNNKDNEIYAISLEMSKIFEEIMNIKISQDEDMLRGLYLHLKAALNRIEYNLPLNNPLLKEIKEKYPEIYDATKKASKLIQSNFAKNIDENEIGYIALHFGAAIERNKEENHEFNAVLVCSSGIGTTTILESRLKKEFPNIKVKNKASVFDYEKESNLKDIDMIISTFELENEKLPVIKVNPLLNESDIKKIYQYMKNNEKTHKTKKEEKKINIEDLLKIIKKSSEIKDEKKLINNLKKYFTEKDIKIREKNLAKIQQYHLQDILKEKYINSINKVLNWKEAIKKAGKSLLNDGIIEKTYIESCINIIEDKGPYSVIAPGVSLIHAHPEDGVKHAGLSLFIIKKGVNFNHEYDPVKLIFLLAVKDKSKHIPAMGELLTLLYTENFVQNIISFGSSLEILNYIKDILKI, encoded by the coding sequence ATGGAACTAAAAACTAGAAATTATCATATAATAAAGTATCTTTATGAAACAAAGAATACTACTATAAAAGAATTATCTCAAAAATTTCAAGTCAGTCCAAGAACTATAAGATATGATCTTGATGAGATAGAAGAAATTTTAAAAATTTATGAAATAAAATTAATTAGAAAACCGCATAAAGGTATCAGTATACAAGGAAAAGATGAAGATTTTCAAAGATTTAAAGAGAATTTTAAAAATACAGAAAATTTTAGCTCTTTTTTAACTAAAGAAGAGAGAATTATTTTAATTCTTTTTAAATTATTTCAATCTGAAAAACCCCTTCAAATAAAAGATTTTGAAGAACTCTTACTTGTGAGTCCATCTACAATATTGAATGACTTTGATGAAATTGAAATATGGTTAAAAAATAATAATTTAAATCTTATAAGAAAGCCAAATTATGGATTTAAAATTAATGGTGAAGAAATAAATATAAGGCATGCAATAACATTTTTACTCGAAAATACATCCAGTGAAGGGGAAATTTTAAGGTTTTTAAATATAATACAAAATAATAAACTTGCAGATAGAAGACTTGAAAAAAATTTTATAAAAGAATTTGATAAATTAATAGGACATATAGATATATTAAAACTTCAAGAAATAGTACATCAAGCTCAAGAAAAATTAAACTTTAAATTTGCAGACTCTGATTATGCAGCTTTGATAGTTCACATAGCACTTGCTATAAAAAGATTGAGAAATGGTAAAGATATATTTCTTCCAGAATCACAACTCATAGAATTAAAAAACACCAAAGAATTTAAAATAGCTAAAGAAGTTTCTTCAATGATTGAAAAGTATTATGATATAAAAGTTCCAGAATCTGAAATAGGTTTTATAACTTTTCATTTTTTAGGTGCTAAAAAAAGAGAAAAATTGAATAATCCAAACTTTAAAAATAATAAAGATAATGAAATATATGCAATAAGTCTTGAAATGTCAAAGATTTTTGAAGAGATAATGAATATAAAAATATCTCAAGATGAAGATATGTTAAGAGGTCTTTATTTACATTTGAAAGCAGCTCTCAATAGAATAGAGTATAATTTACCTTTAAATAATCCACTTTTAAAAGAAATAAAAGAGAAATATCCCGAAATCTATGATGCAACTAAAAAAGCTTCGAAATTAATACAATCCAATTTTGCTAAAAATATAGATGAAAATGAGATAGGATATATAGCTTTACATTTTGGGGCTGCAATAGAAAGAAATAAAGAAGAAAATCATGAATTCAATGCAGTTCTTGTATGTTCGAGTGGAATAGGTACTACAACTATTCTTGAATCGAGATTGAAAAAAGAGTTTCCAAATATAAAAGTTAAAAATAAAGCATCCGTTTTTGATTATGAAAAAGAAAGTAATTTGAAAGATATAGATATGATAATAAGTACATTTGAATTAGAAAATGAAAAATTACCAGTTATCAAAGTGAATCCACTTTTAAATGAATCCGATATAAAAAAAATATATCAATATATGAAAAATAATGAAAAAACACATAAAACAAAAAAAGAAGAAAAAAAAATAAATATAGAAGATTTATTAAAAATCATAAAAAAGAGTTCAGAAATTAAAGATGAGAAAAAACTTATAAATAATTTAAAAAAATACTTTACAGAAAAAGATATAAAAATAAGAGAAAAAAATCTAGCAAAAATTCAACAATACCATTTACAAGATATTTTGAAAGAGAAATATATAAATTCTATAAATAAAGTATTGAATTGGAAAGAGGCTATAAAAAAAGCTGGAAAATCTTTATTGAATGATGGAATAATAGAAAAAACATATATAGAAAGTTGTATAAATATAATAGAAGATAAGGGGCCTTATTCAGTTATAGCACCAGGAGTTAGTTTGATACATGCACATCCAGAAGACGGTGTTAAACATGCTGGATTATCATTATTTATAATAAAAAAGGGAGTTAATTTTAATCACGAATATGATCCAGTAAAGTTAATATTTCTTTTAGCTGTTAAAGATAAATCAAAACATATACCAGCTATGGGCGAATTATTGACTCTATTATATACAGAAAATTTTGTACAAAATATCATAAGTTTTGGAAGTTCTTTAGAAATACTTAATTATATAAAAGATATATTAAAAATTTAA
- a CDS encoding PTS sugar transporter subunit IIA: MLLELLNEKNIKSCIKAKNWEEVVDESGKILLNQNLITENYIEAMKESIRKNGPYVVIADGIALLHARPEDGVKKLCMGLITLKEPVNFGNKDHDPVKVAITLGAIDNDQHIQAMRELMNVLMQENAINTIASLKEKEIYQYIHKILSE, encoded by the coding sequence ATGCTTTTAGAATTATTAAATGAAAAAAATATAAAAAGTTGTATAAAAGCAAAAAATTGGGAAGAAGTAGTAGATGAATCTGGGAAAATACTTTTAAATCAAAATTTAATAACTGAAAACTATATAGAAGCTATGAAAGAATCAATAAGAAAAAATGGACCTTATGTTGTTATTGCCGATGGAATAGCATTGTTACATGCCAGACCAGAAGATGGCGTAAAAAAATTATGTATGGGTTTAATAACCTTGAAAGAACCTGTTAATTTTGGAAATAAAGATCATGATCCGGTTAAAGTTGCGATAACTTTGGGAGCAATTGATAATGATCAACATATACAGGCAATGAGAGAACTCATGAATGTCTTAATGCAAGAAAATGCAATAAATACTATAGCTTCTTTAAAAGAAAAAGAAATATATCAATATATACATAAAATTTTATCTGAATAG